The DNA segment CCTGCATCTCCCTGTCTCAGGGTACAACAGAAGTTCAAGGGCTTGTTCTGAACATGCCCGGATTCAAACCTTCATGGGGTACCAAAACATTCAAAAAGATGAAAATGCTGAGACTGCTCCAACTCAACCATGTTAGCCTTAAAGGGGACTACGAATACGTATCTAGCAAGTTGAGGTGGGTGTGTTGGCGAGAATGTCCTTTGGTATCCATACCATTAGATTTTGGTCTGAAATATCTGGTCGCTCTTGATATGCGATATAGAAAATTGAAACAATTTTCAGAGGAAGGAAAGGTAGATTGAAATCTCTTTATATTTCCATGAAATATCTCAATAATTTTTTTGATATGAGttataatagtttttttttgttgttgcagTCTTTAAAGAAGCTGAAATTTCTCAACCTTAATCACTCACTTGAGCTTGTTGAGTCCCCTGATTTTGAAGGCTGCACCAATCTTGAAAAATTGACTTTCAAAGATTGCATTAGTTTGGAAATGGTTCATGACACCATTGGACTTCTCAATCATCTTGTTTTCCTGAGTTTTCAAGACTGCAAGAAACTTAAGTACCTTCCGGGAAGCATTGGTGGTCTGATAAGGCTTGAGAAGCTTAATATGTCAGGCTGCTTGAAACTGGAAGATGTGCCTGAGTCCATAGGATGTCTAACGCAACTTGTTTTCCTGAATTTTCAAAACTGCGAGAACCTGAAGAGTGTTCCAGAAAGCATTGGCAATCTAATATCACTCAAGGAGCTAAACATGTCTGGCTGCTCTAAACTTGAGGAATTGCCGGAATCTACTGGACTTTTAACCTGCCTTCATTTATTGGATTTGCATGATTGCAAGAGCCTTAAGCATCTTCCGGGAAGCATTGGTGATCTGAAATCACTTGAAAAGCTAATAATGTCTGGGTGCTCAAACCTTGAGGATTTGCCGGAGTCAGCTGGATGTTTCACTTCCCTACGTTTTTGGTATTTGCAGGACTGCAAGAATCTTAAGAGCTTTCCAAAGGAAATTCTCGGCCTGAGATTGCTTAGGGAGCTAAACATGTCTGGTTGCTCAAAACTTGAGGAATTGCCTGAAAGTTTGGGGAATATGAAATCCTTGGTTGCACTTAATCTTGATGGTACTGCAATAAGCACCCTGACAGAGAATATTCAAAATTTGAATCAGCTCACAACTTTATCTTTGAGAGAATGCACACGTGTATTTTCGCCCAGAAAAAATCCCTACATCATCAATTTTCTTCCCTATTCACTGAAAGAGCTGGACATTAGTTTTTGCAAAATTTTTGATGGTGTGATTCCCCAAGATCTTCGAGGTTTGATCCAACTGGAAGAGCTGAAGTTAAGTGGAAATGACTTCACAAGCTTACCAAATAGCATATGTAGCCTCACCAAACTCAGTGCTCTATATCTAGATGATTGCGGATGGCTTCTATCGATACCGCAACTTCAGTCAAGCATAGAGTCTTTGCATGCCAACAATTGTCCATTTCTCGAAAGTATCGATCTAACAAACTTCCGCGGGGATGCAGAGTTGGAGGTCAAAAGTTGCTTGAGTTTAAAAGAAGTTGAAGGGTATTTTAACTTGGAACCATTAGCTATTGAAGTAATTGAAAAGCTTCTCAGGAGGAACAGCTCATCCATGGAAGATCTGGTTACAAATTTTCTGGTGCGGAAGATTGACAATCTGACCAAAACCAATACGTTATGTCCCCTTCAAACACTTTCTGAGAGAGGCATATACAGCATCTTCATACCAGGAAATGAGATTCCAACATGGTTTAGCCATCGAACCGAAGGTGACACCGTATCTTTTATCGTGCCTCGACTTGATTCGGGTTTCAAGATTATTGGAATTGTTACATGTGCTACTTATGCGTGGCGAAAATTCTCAGATTCTTGCTACTTTTCTCCTCATATCACCATCTCTAACAATAGTAAAATGTATGAATGGATCTATGATCCATATGTTACCTTCTTATCAAGTGAAGTTGAGCAGGATATGAATTGGTTGTGCTACTGGATATTTAATGATCTGAAAGACGAAAGTGAGGACTTAGATATGAGTTGGAGATTTAAGGATGAGATGGAGGAAGGGGATGAAGTGGAGTTTTCAATAGATCTTGGTTTTGGAATCAATGTCAAAAACTGTGGTATTCACCTTCTTTTTCAGCCTGATGATTTGGCAATGGTTCCTTATGCCTCATCCAGACACCAAAAGAGGTTCTTGCATTCTCGCCCTCGAGTTTTAACCATTGAAGGCATTGAAGAAGTAACATCAGACCAGCCTGATGTTGCTCCTCCCAAGAACCAGGAGTTTTTAGAGTAAGCTTTCCTTATGCAAATCAATCTTCAAGTCTTCATTGTTCTTGATGGAACttatatct comes from the Euphorbia lathyris chromosome 5, ddEupLath1.1, whole genome shotgun sequence genome and includes:
- the LOC136228628 gene encoding disease resistance protein RUN1-like: MASQWSFDVFLSFSGNDVRKGFTGHLYAALCRSGFNTFSDEKKTETGEAYLRAIQSSKFALILLSKDYASFSWCLEELVQILKLKKPGNVWPIFYDVDPSDVEEIKGNYEKAFLEHEKSFEKEVLDEWKNALQQVSYLKGLDLQKHLDGHEADNIDHIIGEISKRLDQVMLSVAIHPVGLHSRAQQVKSLMATELQDTRIVGIYGMGGIGKSTIAKEVFNSLFHKFDSSCFLDNVREVCQTRGIAYLQRQLLTEILKTKHEKIDNVDRGLNLIIQTLSQKKVLLVLDDVDKLDQIHKILGKCDWLFPGSRVIITTRTKDFLESSKSYWQYEVIELVDSDSLKLLSLHAFGKTHPAKDYIDCAEKMVHYSAGIPLALEVLGSSLCGQSVDVWNSRLEKLKVIANDDIHSKLKISYDSLGETEQYIFLDTACFFIGFDMNYVMSILDGCDFSPINGINTLLKRCLVKIGTNNKLFMHDLLRDMGRETVRQENAIDPGERSRLWHHEDVIDVLTDKMGTTEVQGLVLNMPGFKPSWGTKTFKKMKMLRLLQLNHVSLKGDYEYVSSKLRWVCWRECPLVSIPLDFGLKYLVALDMRYRKLKQFSEEGKSLKKLKFLNLNHSLELVESPDFEGCTNLEKLTFKDCISLEMVHDTIGLLNHLVFLSFQDCKKLKYLPGSIGGLIRLEKLNMSGCLKLEDVPESIGCLTQLVFLNFQNCENLKSVPESIGNLISLKELNMSGCSKLEELPESTGLLTCLHLLDLHDCKSLKHLPGSIGDLKSLEKLIMSGCSNLEDLPESAGCFTSLRFWYLQDCKNLKSFPKEILGLRLLRELNMSGCSKLEELPESLGNMKSLVALNLDGTAISTLTENIQNLNQLTTLSLRECTRVFSPRKNPYIINFLPYSLKELDISFCKIFDGVIPQDLRGLIQLEELKLSGNDFTSLPNSICSLTKLSALYLDDCGWLLSIPQLQSSIESLHANNCPFLESIDLTNFRGDAELEVKSCLSLKEVEGYFNLEPLAIEVIEKLLRRNSSSMEDLVTNFLVRKIDNLTKTNTLCPLQTLSERGIYSIFIPGNEIPTWFSHRTEGDTVSFIVPRLDSGFKIIGIVTCATYAWRKFSDSCYFSPHITISNNSKMYEWIYDPYVTFLSSEVEQDMNWLCYWIFNDLKDESEDLDMSWRFKDEMEEGDEVEFSIDLGFGINVKNCGIHLLFQPDDLAMVPYASSRHQKRFLHSRPRVLTIEGIEEVTSDQPDVAPPKNQEFLEWSEQRKQRSLRWNYQHYDNIYKLSPMSKGVEEESSRVKLELQRNSGNTDKVLEEIVKMEREIFPEQESGASYFDEELKKKDSALLYLEIDGDIVGYVMCSWLSSLFAYINKLAVKEKYRKQRHGEAMMRATIEWFRTRNEKKVQRISLHVDPLNTAAMSLYNKLGFQVDGLVQGYYPQDRSAYTMSCTCLK